Genomic window (Sulfurimonas sp.):
TACTTTTTAGACCCCCGTATTTTTCATTAAGTCACATTTAATAAGATATCCTCATACTATTTGGAATCAACTTGACAAATAGGTAATTATTTCCTATAATTATAATATATTTAATACTAAAAAACAAGCGAAATACGAGATATTTGAATATATAGAATTCCATTACAATAGAACTAGGTCACATAGTTATTTAGGTAATTTATCTCCTTCAAGGTTTGAGGAGATTAATTTAATGTTACAAAATGAAATAGCTGCTTAGAGATAAGTCAAAAAGTGTATGAATTTAAGTTACCACTCCAGTTTATGGGAGTGATGACTGCAATACGATATGATAAAAACTTTAAAGTATTTTATGACAGATTAAAAGCCAATGGAAAACACACGACACAAGCTCAAATAGCTGTGATGAGAAAGATAATATTAGTGGCTCATTCTCTATATAAAAATAATCAACAGTATATTAAGAATTTTAAAAATACTGAGGTTAAAAGTATGGACTAGTATTATTGGTTTTTTTGTTACTTTTGGTATCATTGTTATGTTTTTTTAAGGTGGCGACTGACCCTTAGCTTCTGTCCCCGGATTTCTCTGGGATTTCTCTGGATTTCTGAGATGGCTTTTTGAGATGAGAAGCCTCCCTTTAATTGATTTTATTTATTATTTCATTTTTTGTTTTAATCTATATATAAAATATATACTAAAAAAAACTATTAATATGTCAAATATATTTTGAGAATTTATAAACACTAGAAATATATTTATCAATAAAACTATAGTTAAAAAAATAATAGATACAAGGTTTGTAGTATTAGAGATAAATTTTATAGATATAAGATATGCCCAAAAAATACTGATAGTACTAAAAACACTAATTCCATACAGAGTGGCTGTATTGTTATCTACTTCAAACCAAAAAAAACCTATTGAAGAAATCAACATGTATATAACAATAAATAAAATAGCACTTGTATAATGAACCCCTAAAACTGAACCAGTAAAATTTGTTTTCTTATTTCAAAAATGATAAAATTGAAATAGAGAATATAGGAATTAAATATGAATGCAAAAAGAAAAAGTTATAGTGCAAATTTTAAAGCAAAAGTAGTACTGGAAGTTTTAGAGGGTGAAAAAACTGTTAATGAAATAGCTAGTGGATATGAAGTCCTACCTCTAAGTTTAAGAAATTGGAAAAAACAGTTTCTTGAGAATATGTCATTAGCATTTGATAAAAGTACTGTTGTAAAAGAATACAAAGATGAAATTGATACTCTTAAATATGAAAAAGATGCAATTGCAAAAAAACTTGGAGAGACAATTGTTGAGAAGGATTTTCTTGTGGAAAAGCTAAAAAGCTTGGCCTCATCTAAAGAGAGAAAAACTCTACTTGATGCTAAGCATAAATTATCACAGAATAAGCAGTGTCAATTGCTACAGGTAAGTAAGTCGAGTTTGTACTATACTCCAACTAAACCGTTTAGTAGAGGTAAAGACTTGAAAATATTAGATGCTATAAATAATATATATTCAGACTTTCCATCATATGGAAGTAGAAGAATTCATGCTCAACTTTTAAGAGATGGGTATAGCATAGGGAAAAAGTTCGTTAAGAAAGCTATGAAGTATATGGGTATAGAAGCCTTGTATCCTAAGCCTAAGACCACTACAGCAAACAAAGAACATTATAAGTATCCATATCTCCTAAAAGATTTTAGAGATTATGCTGGACGTGTTGTAATTGAAAAAACTAATCAAGTCTGGAGTACAGATATTACTTATATCAAACTGGAAAAAGGCTTTGTATATTTAGCCGCAATAATAGATTGGCATAGTAAAAAAATACTCTCATGGAAACTTTCTAACACAATGGATATTTCCTTAGTTAAAAGTGTGTTAAATGAAGCACTCGCATTTTATCCTAAACCAGAGATATTTAACACAGACCAGGGAAGTCAATATACTTCAAAAGTTCATGTTGATATTCTCAAAAAACACAACATTAAAATTTCAATGGATGGAAAAGGTAGAGCTACTGATAATATTTGCATCGAAAGATTCTGGCGAAGTATTAAGTATGAAGAAATTTATCTGAATGAATATAAGAATATAAAATCTCTCAATCGAGCAATAAAAATATATATGAACTCTTACAACAAAAAAAGATTACATTCGGCGATTGGATATAAAACTCCAAATGAAGTTTATTATAAAGCTGTCAATAATTTAGATCCTAAAGGAGCAAAACTGTTACCACTGGTATCGTAAAGAGGTAAAATAAGAAAACTTGTTTTACTGGTCTTGAAAAAGGGAACCATTATACTTGTATGCACTAAAAAGTGTATATAATTCATTATTTTACTCCTCCCTGAGCATTATTATGTGCAGAAGTTCCAAATCTATCAACAGCAAAATAATAAGCACTTGCTTGATTTAAACACATTTGCTTTAATCCAGGGTCTTTTATATTTTTACATTGCCATTTCATATGATCTAAAAAATTATTATCACATTGACTTTTTTTGGAATTTGGAAAACTATAACATTCATCGTGTCGTTGACAAGATTCTTCAAAACTCCAATTTCCAAAATATCCATTTGGAAATCTTTGCCCTCCATTCGCACCACAACTACTACAAGGGAAAGTAAAATCTCCGGCATTAGACATATCACCCCAAAACAACCCACTAGGATCAATAAACCCAACCGGATTATTCAGTACATACCCATAAAGATTAGCATCTCCACCCTCGAAGTCTATCGGGTCTTTAGCAGTCCACTTTCCTGTTTGTGGGTCGTACTCTCTATATCCAAAGTGAACTAAGTTTGTGTCTTGGTCTTGTAGTCCACCTGCGAAACCAAACGGTACTTTTAGGTTTTGGTTTGTGTCTTGAATGTATCATAAGTTACTTCTTTTACTATTTGGTGTTGTTGGTTACTTACTGCTCTTAGACTTCCTACTTGGTCGTAGTGTAGGTAGAAAGTGGATATTCAACACTCGGGGTGTAATTTACTGTCCCCGGATTTTTATAAGAAGTGGCAACTGAATGTAATTTAATTATTAATATCTGAACTAATAATAAAATTAGCATCTTCTAAAACTACATATTCATCTAAATCTACATAATCATGCGATTCTTCAAAAGATATATGTAAAAATTGTACTATTATTTCTCTCCATAACTTTTTATCCAAATCAATGATAATAGTTTTATCTTCTTTTTTGTTCAATATCTTCTTATCCTTATTTGAATAAAGTTCTATTTGCATATCATCTTCTATTGAAATATAGTTAAACTCATTAAGTAATATATTTTGACCATTAGATACACCTAATACATGCAAGTCTTTAACTAACTGTAAAAAATCAAGCACTTTCCCTCTCCATAAAAAATTTGGAGGAGGTTCTCCTTCTAAATATTCATTGACATATTCAATAATAATCATTATTCTAATCCTTTTTATATGTAACCATATGGCAAAGTATATATATCTTGCCATCTGTTGTTTTTATTACCACCTTGTTTATGGTCCCAATGACCTTTTTTATGGTGCTTATCTGGTAAATGTGGTCTCCATTCACCACCATCTTTATCATAAAGACTTTTTTCACCTCTATTTCTCGGCTTACTTCTCGATGGATAACCTTCCGTACATTCACCATCTGTAGGTGGTTTAGGCCATGTACTTGGATTACCTAAATCTATTCCATCTCCTGTTCCAAGGTCTCCAATAGGAATAATTGGATCAATTGGTACAGTAGTAGGTCTTGGAACTATAAATGGTCTAGTAATTGCAAGTGCATTTAGTCCATCAATATCCACAAAGTTAACCGGATTACTCTCAACATACCCATAAAGGTTAGCATCTCCACCCTCGAAGTCTATAGGGTCTTTAGCAGTCCACTTTCCTGTTTGTGGGTCGTACTCTCTGTATCCGAAGTGAACTAAGTTTGTGTCTCTGTCATGTAGTCCACCTGCGAAACCAAATAGTATTTTAAACTCTTTGTTTGTATCTTGGAGTATATTACCAAATGTATCATAAGTTATCTCTTTTATGATGTTATGGTTTTTGTCTGTTATGAGTTTTAATGTTCCTACTTGGTCGTAGTGTAGGTAGTATGTTTGGTTGTTCATTGTCATACTTGTTGGCATTCTGTTGTTTGTGTAGTTAAATCTTTGAGTTAAGTTATTGTCTTTATTGTAGATTGCTAGTAGAGTTGTCAGGTTTGCCCAGAGGTATTTTTCTACTATTTCGTTATTTACCTCTTTTGCTACTCTTTGGTTTAGTGCGTTTTGATAATAGATGATTTTAGTCTCTTTTTCTTGCTGTGCATCTTCATATACTGTTATTTGAGAATCTGGTGATATTGTACTTATATCATCTACTCTACCATTTCCTCTTATTAAGAAACCGTTTACTGAGATAAGTTCATTATCACCATCATACTCTTTTAAGTCAGCTTCTAAGTTTCTTGTAAATGTTTTCCATGAACCGTTATAGGCATCTGCTCCTAGTCCGTGATGTATATAAGTTCCGTTTTCATGCATACCTTTATCTGTATCACTTGCTGTATAGTAGATATATCTATGACCTTTTGTTGTTTGTATGCTTATATAGATTACAAAGCTATCACTATATTTCATACTCCACTGCAATGTTTTATCTGTAGTATTATTCCAAGAGTTAGGGTTTGTGTTCCCTGTATAGCCCATTCTATAACCATTACTTGTTCTAGCACCATTAAACTCTATGACATGACTCTGTTTATCTTCATCGTAGATGGTTGAGATAGATGCTCCAACTGGTGTTGAATCATATAGATGCCATTTATCACTTTGAGCTTTAGTGATGTTTACTCCTGTTAATGCTCCTAGTGTGTTGTAAGTGTAAGAAGTTGTTCCACTGTTTGGTGTTATTTTTTCTATAAGGTAACCATCATTATCATATCTATATGTAGTATCTCCATATAGTTCTAGGTTATCATCTAGTGTATAGCTTGCAGTTGTTGTTACTCCATTAACTGTAGCTTCTAGTCTATTACCATTTGCATCATAGCTATATGTTTCATTCTCACTATATCCATTACTTAACAATCCTATATCATCAACCAGTCCAGACCCTCGGATAAGAAATGTCTCAACAGATAAAAGCTCATTATCACTCTCATACTCTTTCAAGTCAGCTTCTAAGTCTCTTGTAAATGTTTGCCATGAACCATTGGAACTATCTGTTCCTAATCCATGATGGATATAAGTTCCGTTTGCATGCATACCTTTGTCTGTGTTAGTGTTTGAATAGTAGATATATCTATGACCTTTTGTTGTTTGTGCTCCTATATATATTACAAAGCTTTCATTGTAGTTCATACTCCACTTTATAGATTTTTCTGTAGTATTACTCCAGCCACCAAATAAGTATCCATTACTAGTTGCTTCACCTTCTAGTTTTATGACTCTACTTTGTTTATCATCATCATATACATTAGAGATACTAGCATCTACTGGGTCATCATCGTATACTCTCCATCCTAGTGTATCTATATCTTGGGCATCTTCATAAGTAACTGACGCTATAGTGCCTGTTGAAGTTAATCTTCCTCTCTCATCATAAACATAACTATGTTCTATACTTTTATTGTTTTTAAAAGTCTCTATCTTTTTAATGATTTGGGCATTGCTATTTCTTACAAGCTCTATTTTAAAAGTATTATCTTCTTGACTTTTTAATTCACCATAGCCATTAAACTTAGTAGTTAAAGAGTAGTTATTATCAGATGTAGTTATTTTAGAGTTCTCATAGTCTCTGCTAATACCAAAGTCACCTGAAGTAGTTAGTTCATTATCTTTGTTATAGAGATAGTTTGTTGTAGTTCCTGCATAGGTAATACTACTAGGCAAGAAGTTATTATTGTAAGTGTATGAAAGAGTTGTGTTTAATACACCTGCTTGAATCATCTGTGTGAGTAGTTCTCCATCATAGCTAAAGTTAAAACTCTCATCTGCTCTGCTGATACTAGATGGATTGTTTTGGCAAGCGTAGTTGTAGTTTGTTGTGCCCTTTAGTGTTTGTATGCTTGATAATCTTCCATTTAGATATGTATAGTCTATATTTGCACCGCTTGGTCTGTTTACATTTGTGATTCTTTTTTGTTTATCATATGAGTAAGTTGTAGTTGCGTTTAGAGGTGAAGCCATCGAAGTTCGTTTATTTACTCCGTTATATCCAAATGTATGTTCTGTTGGTGTTGGGGTTGTGAGAGTTGTTATATTCCCATTACTGTCATAGCTGTAGTTTAGTGTATGGTTATCTGGATAAGTGATACTAACAAGACGATTTTTAAGGTCATAGCTATAGTTTGTAACTCTATTAGATGCATCTGTAACACTACTTAAATTACCTCTATTGTCATATGTATATGAGATAGTTCTTGTGCCCTGTTGTGTATTGAGGATTCTACCTTGTTCATCATAGATATAAACTATTGGTTCTAAGTTAGCTATTTCTACTTTAGTTGGCAGTAGAGTCTCTGGGTTATAAGAGATAGTGCTTACTCTTGATTGTGCAGATGTGATAGTCTCATTTGATAAGTTGTAATCTCTTATGCTTGTTGTTATTGCACCGTTACTCTCTACACTACTCTCTTTTTTTACTAAGCTATTGTTTATATCAAATATATATGTTTGAGAGTAGTTTGTGGTTTTACTTAGTCCACTTGGCATCTGAGTTGTTATACTACTTGGAACTCTTTTTTGAGTTACAGGGTCTTTGTCTGTTTGATAGTTTAGAGTTGTTGAAACTCCGCATCTATCTGAAGTGCTACTTGTTCCATCTATACTTGAAGAAGTATTAAATATATCTCCACTTGCTATGATTGTTTTACTTACCATTGAACCATCAGCTAAAAAGTAGT
Coding sequences:
- a CDS encoding IS3 family transposase yields the protein MFNTKKQAKYEIFEYIEFHYNRTRSHSYLGNLSPSRFEEINLMLQNEIAA
- a CDS encoding IS3 family transposase; translated protein: MNAKRKSYSANFKAKVVLEVLEGEKTVNEIASGYEVLPLSLRNWKKQFLENMSLAFDKSTVVKEYKDEIDTLKYEKDAIAKKLGETIVEKDFLVEKLKSLASSKERKTLLDAKHKLSQNKQCQLLQVSKSSLYYTPTKPFSRGKDLKILDAINNIYSDFPSYGSRRIHAQLLRDGYSIGKKFVKKAMKYMGIEALYPKPKTTTANKEHYKYPYLLKDFRDYAGRVVIEKTNQVWSTDITYIKLEKGFVYLAAIIDWHSKKILSWKLSNTMDISLVKSVLNEALAFYPKPEIFNTDQGSQYTSKVHVDILKKHNIKISMDGKGRATDNICIERFWRSIKYEEIYLNEYKNIKSLNRAIKIYMNSYNKKRLHSAIGYKTPNEVYYKAVNNLDPKGAKLLPLVS
- a CDS encoding phospholipase A2 — protein: MSNAGDFTFPCSSCGANGGQRFPNGYFGNWSFEESCQRHDECYSFPNSKKSQCDNNFLDHMKWQCKNIKDPGLKQMCLNQASAYYFAVDRFGTSAHNNAQGGVK
- a CDS encoding RHS repeat-associated core domain-containing protein, whose translation is MHFIFGLLISFVFSFSLSANYTIYTGVSEPWVHVSMSYYNGNACYNLIPGEIPYSDGELIEKIPKGENYSSTNCPSNHNGNTLITCRRWIETSYFGTGGACYIKIINGTDKVKGYDREIIQTQEYFGTYTDPTCPEGQIPDANGICVAPTCQLPNTTFPTTATNESIPFTWKGDNNRSAECLSLPGFVQERIQDCKKEYRCIKIEDEDTKRCRNIPVGSFVSPTSGIFHEDIELIGSEINLHYQSDYLSNTTIAHGWSLNLHHTLDGDYLHLGSGSLLNVKAYKSQKNNTTTVSLGDESYIFDSSNRHILTKDNYTKKTLYSFSYNSNNSLISIVDAFANTTTINRDANNIVTSITTPHGQINSISIDANKDLINVTYEDSSNYKFVYENHLMLSEIEPNGNEFIHEFDDNGKVIKVTDAQQGIWSFSNSTNDTYNETIVNKASGDTTTYRDYFLADGSMVSKTIIASGDIFNTSSSIDGTSSTSDRCGVSTTLNYQTDKDPVTQKRVPSSITTQMPSGLSKTTNYSQTYIFDINNSLVKKESSVESNGAITTSIRDYNLSNETITSAQSRVSTISYNPETLLPTKVEIANLEPIVYIYDEQGRILNTQQGTRTISYTYDNRGNLSSVTDASNRVTNYSYDLKNRLVSITYPDNHTLNYSYDSNGNITTLTTPTPTEHTFGYNGVNKRTSMASPLNATTTYSYDKQKRITNVNRPSGANIDYTYLNGRLSSIQTLKGTTNYNYACQNNPSSISRADESFNFSYDGELLTQMIQAGVLNTTLSYTYNNNFLPSSITYAGTTTNYLYNKDNELTTSGDFGISRDYENSKITTSDNNYSLTTKFNGYGELKSQEDNTFKIELVRNSNAQIIKKIETFKNNKSIEHSYVYDERGRLTSTGTIASVTYEDAQDIDTLGWRVYDDDPVDASISNVYDDDKQSRVIKLEGEATSNGYLFGGWSNTTEKSIKWSMNYNESFVIYIGAQTTKGHRYIYYSNTNTDKGMHANGTYIHHGLGTDSSNGSWQTFTRDLEADLKEYESDNELLSVETFLIRGSGLVDDIGLLSNGYSENETYSYDANGNRLEATVNGVTTTASYTLDDNLELYGDTTYRYDNDGYLIEKITPNSGTTSYTYNTLGALTGVNITKAQSDKWHLYDSTPVGASISTIYDEDKQSHVIEFNGARTSNGYRMGYTGNTNPNSWNNTTDKTLQWSMKYSDSFVIYISIQTTKGHRYIYYTASDTDKGMHENGTYIHHGLGADAYNGSWKTFTRNLEADLKEYDGDNELISVNGFLIRGNGRVDDISTISPDSQITVYEDAQQEKETKIIYYQNALNQRVAKEVNNEIVEKYLWANLTTLLAIYNKDNNLTQRFNYTNNRMPTSMTMNNQTYYLHYDQVGTLKLITDKNHNIIKEITYDTFGNILQDTNKEFKILFGFAGGLHDRDTNLVHFGYREYDPQTGKWTAKDPIDFEGGDANLYGYVESNPVNFVDIDGLNALAITRPFIVPRPTTVPIDPIIPIGDLGTGDGIDLGNPSTWPKPPTDGECTEGYPSRSKPRNRGEKSLYDKDGGEWRPHLPDKHHKKGHWDHKQGGNKNNRWQDIYTLPYGYI